A stretch of the Zeugodacus cucurbitae isolate PBARC_wt_2022May chromosome 6, idZeuCucr1.2, whole genome shotgun sequence genome encodes the following:
- the LOC105210247 gene encoding trafficking protein particle complex subunit 5, protein MEKLEALKISSMRPRTNILDRPLSKGKGEVSQSIVALLFSEIVQYCQSQVSTVQELQNRLHALGQDVGTRVIDLYFMRERNGKRETKLTQMLLFVKTTVWKNLFGKEVEKLEHANDDECTYYIIEKEPMVNTFISVPKDKSTLNCANFTAGIVEAVLKHSGFPCKVTAHWHKGTTYMVKFEDSVIARDKQLEDK, encoded by the exons ATGGAAAAATTGGAGGCACTGAAAATATCGTCAATGCGTCCACGTACAAATATACTTGATCGTCCACTGTCTAAAGGTAAAGGCGAGGTGTCACAAAGCATAGTAGCGCTACTTTTCAGTGAAATAGTGCAGTATTGTCAGAGTCAAGTGAGCACAGTGCAGGAGCTACAAAACAG ATTGCATGCACTTGGCCAAGATGTAGGCACACGGGTTATTGATTTGTATTTTATGCGTGAACGCAATGGCAAACGTGAAACAAAGTTAACACAAATGCTGTTATTTGTAAAAACAACAGTGTGGAAGAATTTATTTGGCAAAGAGGTAGAAAAGCTAGAGCATGCCAATGACGATGAATGCACCTATTATATTATCGAGAAGGAGCCAATGGTCAATACATTTATAAGTGTACCTAAGGATAAGAGTACGCTCAATTGTGCGAATTTTACAGCGGGTATAGTGGAGGCTGTGCTAAAACATTCTggattt CCTTGCAAAGTGACGGCTCATTGGCATAAAGGCACAACATACATGGTCAAATTCGAGGATAGTGTTATTGCACGCGATAAACAATTGGAAGATAAATAG
- the LOC105210248 gene encoding uncharacterized protein LOC105210248, whose translation MPELSSTEKEFLRRKHEQTTKLRAEYLKQISNPHRHATGEGGTLFDAGLARFQAMRVSNYEHFRPTGVAFRAGMFAVVLPIAIYAWALKAERDGREQKYRTGQVAYKDRQFKFI comes from the exons ATGCCTGAATTATCTTCAACCGAGAAGGAATTCCTGCGTCGCAAACATGAGCAGACAACAAAATTGCGTGCCGAATATTTGAAACAAATCTCAAACCCACACAGACATGCGACAGGCGAAGGTGGCACTTTG TTCGATGCCGGTTTGGCGCGTTTCCAAGCGATGCGTGTCTCCAACTATGAACACTTCAGGCCTACCGGTGTAGCCTTCCGTGCTGGTATGTTCGCCGTAGTGTTGCCCATTGCTATCTATGCTTGGGCGCTGAAAGCCGAACGTGATGGTCGGGAACAGAAATACCGCACAGGTCAAGTGGCATATAAGGATCGTCAATTCAAATTCATCTAA
- the LOC105210246 gene encoding sprouty-related, EVH1 domain-containing protein 2: MTEGHESDFLVTVRAQVMTRDESTEGWLPLAGGGLANVSIRRRARLSPGAAGHEYIIYGQRISDQSVILSCVINRELKYYKVMPTFHHWRAGKQRNGLTFQTAADARAFDKGILNAYNDLIDGLAKSNPSIICPPLTKYDSVGEDDVFMTLDLPIEAECIHKSHSSPEGSEKSHKSISVDRGERISNKSDFDRSSDGTVTQHPKATIHYISNEKSCSLQAPPPPPSLAAISAVSNSNNSNVSTNVSAAIVSPPITTVSSSQLEAPPPTLPTAIVTSENYSYVQLTAVHDYNYPVVEQPAVAQVLNARRESISALKKRNALEAAQALAAAQSSPITAGMILKDPTSNVDIIKKSQRARCRYCHELYNDEFNRKGACEFAPDRFRSALEYISGMGCARCMLYHCMSDAEGETPQHPCQCVNEAGCTKRWLGLTLLSLLVPCLWCYPPLRACHWLGVSCGVCGGRHKPQV; the protein is encoded by the exons CGACTTCTTAGTTACAGTACGCGCACAGGTTATGACCAGAGACGAAAGCACCGAGGGTTGGTTACCACTCGCCGGGGGTGGTTTAGCAAATGTTTCAATACGCAGACGTGCTAGACTATCCCCTGGCGCTGCTGGACATGAATATATCATTTACGGCCAAAGAATCTCTGATCAAAGT GTAATTTTAAGCTGTGTCATCAATCGTGAACTGAAGTATTACAAAGTTATGCCAACATTTCATCATTGGCGTGCTGGTAAACAACGCAATGGTCTCACTTTTCAAACGGCTGCCGATGCGCGCGCCTTCGACAAAGGCATATTGAACGCCTACAATGATTTAATTGATG GCCTGGCCAAATCTAATCCATCAATAATATGTCCGCCACTTACAAAATATGACTCAGTTGGTGAAGACGACGTTTTTATG acCCTTGATCTACCTATAGAAGCCGAGTGCATACACAAGTCACATTCAAGTCCCGAAGGCAGCGAAAAAAGTCACA AAAGTATTAGTGTCGATCGCGGTGAACGCATTAGCAACAAAAGCGATTTTGATCGTTCTTCGGATGGTACTGTCACTCAACATCCCAAGGCCACCATTCACTACATATCGAACGAGAAATCATGCAGCCTGCaagcgccaccaccaccaccctcGCTGGCTGCTATAAGCGCGgttagcaacagcaacaacagcaacgttaGCACAAACGTAAGCGCAGCCATTGTATCGCCCCCAATCACCACCGTCTCGTCGAGCCAACTTGAAGCGCCACCACCAACGCTGCCCACAGCCATTGTGACTAGCGAGAATTACTCCTATGTTCAACTAACAGCG GTGCATGATTACAATTATCCGGTTGTCGAACAGCCAGCTGTCGCGCAAGTATTGAACGCACGTCGTGAGTCGATCAGCGCATTGAAGAAACGTAATGCTTTGGAAGCTGCACAAGCTTTGGCCGCTGCTCAATCGTCACCGATCACCGCCGGTATGATACTCAAAGATCCTACGAGTAATGTGGACATCATTAAGAAGAGTCAACGCGCACGTTGTCGTTACTGTCATGAACTCTACAATGACGAATTCAATCGAAAGGGTGCCTGTGAATTTGCGCCCGATCGCTTTCGTTCGGCATTAGAGTATATTTCGGGTATGGGTTGTGCGCGTTGTATGCTGTATCATTGTATGAGCGATGCCGAGGGCGAAACGCCACAACATCCATGTCAGTGCGTCAATGAAGCTGGTTGCACTAAGCG TTGGCTCGGCTTGACATTGCTATCATTGCTCGTACCCTGCCTTTGGTGTTATCCGCCGCTGCGCGCCTGCCATTGGCTGGGAGTATCATGCGGCGTGTGCGGCGGTCGACATAAACCACAAGTCTGA